Proteins encoded within one genomic window of Aquarana catesbeiana isolate 2022-GZ linkage group LG03, ASM4218655v1, whole genome shotgun sequence:
- the LOC141131374 gene encoding cocaine- and amphetamine-regulated transcript protein-like, with the protein MDSSPLLIRLLGASVLLVCLCRGQSSRELSSEDFEVKKMPTSSEKELVEAMEELLGKSLYQKRAQIPMCDIGERCAVKQGPRIGKLCDCSRGSSCNTFLLKCI; encoded by the exons atggacagctccCCGCTCCTCATCCGACTCCTGGGTGCCAGTGTCCTCCTCGTCTGCCTCTGCAGGGGACAGTCCTCCCGGGAGCTCTCCTCCGAGGACTTCGAGGTCAAGAAGATGCCCACATCCTCCGAGAAGGAGCTG GTGGAGGCAATGGAAGAGCTGCTGGGGAAATCCTTGTATCAGAAGAGAGCCCAGATCCCAATG TGTGACATTGGAGAGAGGTGTGCCGTGAAGCAAGGTCCCAGAATTGGCAAGCTGTGTGACTGTTCCCGCGGATCGTCCTGCAACACTTTCCTGCTAAAGTGCATATGA